The Triticum aestivum cultivar Chinese Spring chromosome 7B, IWGSC CS RefSeq v2.1, whole genome shotgun sequence genome window below encodes:
- the LOC123163136 gene encoding uncharacterized protein, whose translation MPDPVTASAAVGWGVSAAGWLISPIISRVLNKGFAHLDFDAAEKLKMLDVQVLQLQRLMEVADESTYKVQDGKSDGSTMDSLKKNLRSAMPSCLLKDKKSGKTKVELKKSLESIESAISDACNLLKQLKLTALSSDNGRPVVAANSHHAVTTGGPPPRVIGTSRKRVIREAQ comes from the exons ATGCCGGATCCAGTTACTGCCAGTGCTGCTGTAGGATGGGGCGTATCCGCAGCAGGCTGGCTCATCTCGCCTATCATTTCAAGGGTACTCAACAAAGGTTTCGCCCACCTCGACTTCGATGCAGCGGAGAAGCTGAAGATGCTTGATGTACAAGTTCTACAACTGCAGCGCCTGATGGAAGTAGCCGACGAGAGCACTTACAAG GTCCAAGATGGCAAGTCAGATGGCAGTACGATGGATTCGCTGAAGAAGAATCTACGGTCTGCAATGCCGAGCTGCCTCCTAAAAGATAAG AAGAGTGGCAAGACAAAAGTGGAATTGAAGAAGAGCCTAGAGAGTATAGAAAGTGCTATAAGTGATGCATGTAACCTTTTGAAACAACTGAAGTTGACAGCTCTAAGTAGTGATAATGGGAGACCAGTTGTTGCTGCCAATTCACATCATGCAGTCACTACTGGAGGTCCTCCGCCACGAGTaattggcactagtagaaaaagggtcatacgTGAAGCCcaatag